A genomic segment from Drosophila miranda strain MSH22 chromosome 3, D.miranda_PacBio2.1, whole genome shotgun sequence encodes:
- the LOC108159614 gene encoding uncharacterized protein LOC108159614, whose amino-acid sequence MFDSKIKVPKYDSEAFENVEYELQMTYTLETDCRIMSFYDAMWGMEVSGGYDQFEPLTIINVSPTGLAKRGGMRVGDEITQINDVPALDLTFNEALELFRKSSRYVRVYVRGDDDAPGEEDWTCDCWFKPRKPWRRDFTPIQWTFPWNDRRKPVYKESNCFMVPSKMEEKIRLRRAATSAVHKKEDAPPHTRSLTPTPRPKNQPGPNLLESVLRPRGPPPRD is encoded by the exons ATGTTCGACTCAAAGATTAAGGTGCCCAAGTACGATTCGGAGGCGTTCGAGAATGTCGAGTACGAGCTCCAGATGACGTACACTTTGGAGACGGATTGCCGCATCATGAGCTTCTACGACGCCATGTGGGGCATGGAGGTGTCGGGCGGCTACGACCAGTTCGAGCCGCTGACCATCATCAATGTGTCGCCAACGGGCCTGGCCAAGCGCGGCGGAATGCGCGTCGGTGATGAAATCACTCAGATCAACGACGTCCCCGCGCTGGATTTGACCTTTAACGAGGCCCTCGAGCTCTTCCGAAAGTCCTCGCGGTACGTTCGCGTATATGTGCGTGG CGATGACGATGCTCCCGGCGAAGAGGACTGGACCTGCGACTGCTGGTTCAAGCCCAGGAAGCCATGGAGGCGCGACTTTACGCCCATTCAGTGGACCTTCCCCTGGAACGATCGCCGCAAGCCGGTCTACAAGGAGTCCAACTGCTTCATGGTGCCCAGCAAAATGGAGGAGAAGATTCGCCTGCGCCGTGCGGCCACCTCTGCCGTCCACAAGAAGGAGGACGCCCCACCGCACACCCGCTCGCTGACGCCGACGCCCCGGCCCAAGAACCAGCCCGGTCCGAATCTGCTCGAGAGTGTCCTCCGACCACGTGGCCCGCCACCAAGGGACTAG